TATAATATCATATTCACACTGTAAGCAACTAAAACTCTTAAAGTAAGCTAACAATGGTGCCTAAAGTGTTCATTAAATTCCTGTCGCATGACAGGAAGATAATCGGGACCGGTTTTTACCGGTTGGTACACAAAAATAGCAGTACCGTACCGATTCCGAATCATaacgggtatattcggtaccggtactggtaccggtacccagtttCCGGGAGTTTCGGTACCGAAGTACCGGTAGCGGTTCAAAACAACGGGTGCTATGCCCGCTTTCGGAACCGCATCGGATTTCTTCACTGCCATGAATTTATATTCTGAGATAAGTCTCTACATTAATGCTTAGCAAGCATCACAATTGACAGAAACTGGTGACATGAGTTTAGACCAAAAAAGAATTTCATAATCAAGTTTGCTAGTCATTGTCGAAGAATCATAAAACAATAATCAATCCATCATAAACTAAGAACAATTTTTcgtggtatataaaattaaatacaaaGCAAAATGAAGATATATCACAAATAATTTGCTAATATCCAGAAGACCAAGTTCCGATCTCCAAAGGATGCAATTCAAAAATCATACTAACCCCAACATTTAATCTCATTTTGTAGTTTTTCTTCAGCAGTAGTGACACAATTACATTTGCCCAACGCAATACACAAATAAGAAACCCTAGCCTATAAATTAAAAGGAAGGCAAGCAGCAGTACTGACCTGAACGACAAATCTGATAAAGCACTGGCAGCCGATTTGAAATTCTGGAGGTTAAATTGTAGGGTTACATCTGATACTTTTCTAAATCTTCAGTAgttcttcaaaatcttcagtaGTTCTGAAAGAAAGCTTCAAGAGGATAGCACACATGTTAAGTAAGGGGAAAACATAGGTTATACACGTGTAGGAAAAGGGGATAACTAAGGCTGAGAGGGGAAAAAGGAGAATACTGGCTGagggcatgtgtagtcataaagcccttttagGGGCGTTATGtgacatgtggcatgccacgttaCCCcagggctttatggggcgttatgcaatttgaggccgtagtcataaagcccctgtgtaatcattactcattttttaatttttatttttttaattcatttgtaacttttttaaaaataaaattcatttaattaaataaaaaaaaacattaaactagaaaaaaaaacattaaactagcataaaaaaaaattacacaatcaaagattatattttttttcaatccgCTCCTTTTGTGCCAACGCCATTTTCAAAGCTTTTCCCGTTAAGTGGTCATGCGGTTTGGAGTAGAAGTCAAAGTCGTGAGCCCATTGTCGATCCCGCATAATCTCCGTAACTTTTTCGTTCTCCTCCAAACGTTTGTTACCGAGTTCGTGTATGTCTTGAAGCCGCTTGTTTATCTACGAAAATGCGTGACTCATATCCGTTCCCATAGACATCGACGACGACTCGGGTTTTTTCGCCCGGCTTTTTCTTCCGGGCGGTCTTGGTAGCTCCTCCACCGGCTCGTCATCCGGAATTTCCTCGTTCAAGCCGATGTTTCGAGCGTCGGAGGTTGGCGTTTCGGGTTCACCCGACTCGTTTGTTTTGGACCTCTTTGATGGCCGTGTATTTCCCGAACGACCACTTGGAGTAGATACGACGGCCCATTTGGGGCTATGGTGAAGGATTTGCCAACACTTCATGTACGGGAAATGGCCATTAGCGTTCGTATACTCGACCAATGCCTCTTGCGTAATGTCTTCATCGCTACTTCCACTTTTCCATCCGGAATACAAGCGTTGGTAcacggtttgaaagtttgtgcacTTCTTGTTTATATCGGTCCACTTCCCCGATATAGAGTCCGGTAGGCGGTATTCCTCTCCTCTACCCATGAGCTCGAAAAAGAGTTCTCGTATTCGGTTCCAAAATACGGttttactttgattgtttgctacacacaaaacaatataaaatgttagttcaaaatttaaaaaataaaaactgaaaataataaaaaacagaaaataattaaaaaacagaaaataataaaaaaacagaaaataaaaaaaaaacagaaaagaaaatataaaactgaaaataataaaaaaacagaaaataataaaaaaacagaaaagaaaatataaaacagaaaataaaaaacaaaaaattg
The Helianthus annuus cultivar XRQ/B chromosome 6, HanXRQr2.0-SUNRISE, whole genome shotgun sequence genome window above contains:
- the LOC110865501 gene encoding uncharacterized protein LOC110865501, whose amino-acid sequence is MGRGEEYRLPDSISGKWTDINKKCTNFQTVYQRLYSGWKSGSSDEDITQEALVEYTNANGHFPYMKCWQILHHSPKWAVVSTPSGRSGNTRPSKRSKTNESGEPETPTSDARNIGLNEEIPDDEPVEELPRPPGRKSRAKKPESSSMSMGTDMSHAFS